In the genome of Halobacterium noricense, one region contains:
- a CDS encoding flippase-like domain-containing protein gives MTASRVEVSVVLPAYNEADTIERTVRTTLSTLDAFLPAGSYEVVVAEDGCEDETPEIASRLAAEDDRVRHFHSDERLGRGGALNAAFRAANGDTLAYFDTDLATDMRHLEELIESVRSGDADVATGSRWIPGEQADRPAKRGIPSRGFNLAVRTLLGSDLRDHQCGFKAFNREAFENLVGEVEDEHWFWDTEMLVRAQRRGFTVEEFPVDWTPKGDSKVDLVRDVFGMGSQILRCFWEFNVSPYANRRTGTVVGVLLSVVAFALMFFYINVGEFVDAVQDADPALVAAGGAVYLLSWPLRGLRYRDILTELGYRESTWFLTGAVFISQTGNLVIPARAGDAIRAYVVKARRGIPYTTGFASLTVERVYDLLTITVLAGGVLVALATFAPETVAELAATAAGEGLGGDESQAFQQAVVVASVVGVLAVAAVVAIVWSARSDTNYVRRVVEWASDDSYTEMVASVFEQFVGDIQRVAADGRAFARIGATSVLIWTIDVATALLIFLAFGFDVALVSLLAVGFFAVSIGNLAKVIPGPPGGIGIYEAAFAAIVWTLLPVPFGSALSVAVVDHVVKNVVTVAGGAVSMTWLDVSLTEAVEGDEADLSSDAVAVEE, from the coding sequence ATGACAGCGTCGCGCGTCGAAGTGAGCGTCGTCCTCCCCGCCTACAACGAGGCCGACACCATCGAGCGGACGGTCCGGACGACGCTCTCGACGCTCGACGCCTTCCTCCCCGCCGGCAGCTACGAGGTCGTCGTCGCGGAGGACGGCTGCGAGGACGAGACGCCCGAAATCGCCTCGCGGCTCGCCGCAGAAGACGACCGCGTCCGCCACTTCCACAGCGACGAACGCCTGGGCCGCGGCGGCGCGCTGAACGCCGCATTCCGGGCCGCGAACGGGGACACGCTGGCGTACTTCGACACGGACCTCGCGACGGACATGCGCCACCTCGAAGAGCTCATCGAGAGCGTGCGCTCCGGGGACGCGGACGTCGCGACGGGGTCGCGGTGGATTCCCGGCGAGCAGGCCGACCGACCCGCCAAGCGCGGCATCCCCTCGCGGGGGTTCAACCTCGCCGTGCGGACGCTGCTGGGCTCGGACCTGCGCGACCACCAGTGCGGGTTCAAGGCGTTCAACCGCGAGGCCTTCGAGAACCTCGTGGGCGAGGTCGAGGACGAGCACTGGTTCTGGGACACGGAGATGCTGGTGCGCGCCCAGCGCCGCGGGTTCACGGTCGAGGAGTTCCCGGTCGACTGGACGCCGAAGGGCGACTCGAAAGTCGACCTGGTGCGGGACGTCTTCGGGATGGGCAGCCAGATTCTGCGCTGCTTCTGGGAGTTCAACGTGAGCCCGTACGCGAACCGCCGCACGGGCACCGTGGTCGGCGTCCTGCTCTCGGTGGTGGCGTTCGCGCTGATGTTCTTCTACATTAATGTCGGCGAATTCGTGGACGCGGTGCAGGACGCCGACCCCGCACTGGTCGCGGCGGGCGGGGCCGTCTACCTACTGTCGTGGCCGCTACGCGGCCTGCGCTACCGCGACATCCTCACGGAGTTGGGCTACCGCGAGAGCACGTGGTTCCTGACGGGCGCGGTGTTCATCAGTCAGACCGGGAACCTCGTGATACCCGCGCGCGCCGGCGACGCCATCCGCGCGTACGTCGTGAAAGCGCGACGCGGCATCCCGTACACGACCGGATTCGCGTCGCTGACCGTCGAGCGCGTCTACGACCTGCTCACCATCACGGTGCTGGCGGGCGGCGTGCTCGTCGCGCTGGCGACGTTCGCACCCGAGACGGTCGCCGAACTCGCGGCGACGGCCGCAGGCGAAGGGCTGGGTGGGGACGAGTCACAGGCGTTCCAGCAGGCCGTCGTCGTGGCTTCCGTCGTCGGCGTGCTCGCAGTCGCCGCGGTCGTCGCCATCGTCTGGTCGGCGCGCTCGGACACCAACTACGTGCGCCGGGTGGTCGAGTGGGCCAGCGACGACTCCTACACGGAGATGGTGGCGAGCGTCTTCGAGCAGTTCGTCGGCGACATCCAGCGGGTCGCCGCCGACGGCCGCGCGTTCGCGCGCATCGGCGCGACGAGCGTGCTCATCTGGACCATCGACGTCGCCACTGCGCTACTAATTTTCCTCGCGTTCGGCTTCGACGTCGCGCTCGTGAGCTTACTCGCGGTCGGCTTCTTCGCCGTCAGCATCGGCAACCTCGCGAAAGTCATCCCGGGGCCGCCGGGCGGCATCGGCATCTACGAGGCGGCGTTTGCGGCGATTGTCTGGACGCTGCTTCCTGTCCCGTTCGGGTCCGCGCTCAGTGTCGCCGTCGTTGACCACGTGGTGAAGAACGTCGTGACGGTCGCGGGCGGCGCTGTGTCGATGACGTGGCTGGACGTCTCGCTGACGGAAGCCGTCGAGGGCGACGAGGCGGACCTCTCCTCGGACGCCGTCGCCGTCGAGGAGTAG
- a CDS encoding NfeD family protein, producing MAELFGQSLSFLLVLAGTALCIMEALAPGAHLIVLGIALLIAGLIGLFVPAAATPFVLAGLVLGIGLVSLYLYRNYDIYQGTGRGQTLDAEDLRGERGYVLEEVTPRSGRVKLESGGFNPTYGARSISGTIEENAEIVVVDPGGGNILTVEAVDGADDIDRELDRDSGNTDGD from the coding sequence ATGGCCGAACTGTTCGGACAGTCGCTGTCGTTCCTGCTCGTCCTCGCCGGGACGGCGCTGTGCATCATGGAGGCGCTCGCGCCGGGTGCACACCTAATCGTCCTCGGCATCGCGCTCCTGATCGCCGGCCTCATCGGGCTGTTCGTGCCGGCAGCGGCGACCCCGTTCGTGCTCGCGGGCCTCGTGCTGGGCATCGGGTTGGTCTCCCTCTACCTGTACCGCAACTACGACATCTACCAGGGGACCGGGCGCGGCCAGACGCTGGACGCGGAGGACCTTCGCGGCGAGCGCGGCTACGTCCTCGAAGAAGTGACGCCGCGCTCCGGACGCGTGAAACTCGAATCCGGCGGTTTCAACCCGACGTACGGCGCGCGCAGCATCTCCGGGACCATCGAGGAGAACGCGGAAATCGTGGTCGTCGACCCCGGCGGAGGCAACATCCTCACTGTAGAAGCCGTCGACGGTGCCGACGACATCGACCGGGAACTCGACCGGGATAGCGGGAACACCGACGGCGACTGA
- a CDS encoding transcription initiation factor IIB, translated as MTDARMRSREQERTDEEETTDGCPECGGLVVQDEEHGESVCADCGLVVEEDGIDRGPEWRAFDSKEKDEKSRVGAPTTNTMHDKGLSTNIDWRDKDAYGNSLSSNQRQKMQRLRKWNERFRTRDAKERNLKQALGEIDRMASALGLPDNVRETASVIYRRALEDDLLPGRSIEGVATSCVYAAARQAGVPRSLDEIADVSRVEKSEIARTYRYVVRELGLEVAPADPESYVPRFASSLELSDESAHRARELLKTAKDKGVHSGKSPVGLAAAAVYAAALLTNEKTTQAKVSEVADISEVTIRNRYHELLEAEDTIPV; from the coding sequence ATGACAGATGCACGCATGCGCTCCCGAGAGCAGGAGCGCACGGACGAAGAAGAGACGACGGACGGCTGCCCGGAGTGTGGCGGTCTCGTCGTCCAGGACGAAGAGCACGGCGAGTCGGTCTGCGCCGACTGCGGCCTCGTGGTCGAGGAGGACGGCATCGACCGCGGGCCCGAGTGGCGCGCGTTCGACTCCAAGGAGAAAGACGAGAAATCCCGCGTCGGGGCCCCAACCACGAACACGATGCACGACAAGGGGCTGTCGACGAACATCGACTGGCGCGACAAGGACGCGTACGGCAACTCGCTGTCCTCGAACCAGCGCCAGAAGATGCAACGCCTCCGCAAGTGGAACGAGCGCTTCCGCACCCGCGACGCCAAAGAGCGCAACCTCAAGCAGGCGCTCGGCGAAATCGACCGCATGGCCTCCGCGCTCGGCCTCCCGGACAACGTCCGCGAGACCGCGTCGGTCATCTACCGCCGCGCGCTCGAAGACGACCTGCTGCCCGGCCGTAGCATCGAGGGCGTCGCGACCTCCTGCGTGTACGCCGCCGCCCGGCAGGCCGGCGTCCCGCGCAGCCTCGACGAGATCGCGGACGTCTCCCGCGTCGAGAAGTCCGAAATCGCGCGCACGTACCGCTACGTCGTCCGCGAGCTCGGCCTGGAAGTCGCGCCCGCCGACCCCGAGAGCTACGTGCCGCGGTTCGCCTCGTCGCTGGAACTCTCCGACGAGTCCGCCCACCGCGCCCGTGAACTCCTCAAAACTGCGAAGGACAAGGGCGTCCACTCCGGCAAGAGCCCGGTCGGCCTCGCCGCGGCCGCGGTGTACGCCGCCGCGCTGCTGACCAACGAGAAGACGACGCAGGCGAAGGTCTCGGAGGTCGCGGACATCTCCGAGGTCACCATCCGGAACCGCTACCACGAGCTGCTCGAAGCCGAAGACACGATTCCGGTCTGA
- a CDS encoding DUF7123 family protein: protein MSATAAASQALTPKQRRILDYLRDHADDRTYFKSRLIGDELDLSAKEVGANMPAIEAGEFDIDVERWGYSSSTTWKVEA from the coding sequence ATGAGCGCGACAGCCGCGGCGAGTCAGGCACTCACCCCGAAGCAGCGTCGCATCCTCGACTACCTCCGCGACCACGCCGACGACCGCACGTACTTCAAGTCGCGGCTCATCGGCGACGAACTCGACCTCTCCGCGAAGGAGGTCGGCGCCAACATGCCCGCCATCGAGGCCGGCGAGTTCGACATCGACGTCGAGCGTTGGGGGTACTCCTCCTCGACGACGTGGAAGGTCGAGGCTTGA
- a CDS encoding DUF7312 domain-containing protein translates to MSENDERAWRYEVDEVGPDAEPDVRAIEPGSPNPENVAFFLLGVAAMVGVLALLLF, encoded by the coding sequence ATGTCAGAGAACGACGAGCGCGCGTGGCGCTACGAGGTCGACGAAGTCGGCCCCGACGCCGAACCCGACGTGCGAGCCATCGAACCCGGGTCGCCGAACCCGGAGAACGTCGCGTTCTTCCTGCTCGGCGTCGCCGCCATGGTCGGCGTGCTCGCGCTCCTGCTGTTCTGA
- a CDS encoding helical backbone metal receptor, with product MRVVSLAPSATATVAALGGSDRLVGVTAHSRDIDAPVVGGWLNPDFETVADLDPDIVLTSDALQRDVRDDLCDRGFDVHHVEPATLDDVLSTFAAIGDAVGLPDAGTELEAESRERVREIEARVADQREATERANGEGLRSSNRSSGQSPREDGEERPVSRAPDDGPVVYCEEWSDPPMAAGNWVPDVVEAAGGRYPFVDAGERSREVEASTVEAADPEHAVVHVCGKGDSVDPDFDGRGWTFDADVHVIDDSLLNQPSPRLLDGLETLAARIHGD from the coding sequence ATGCGCGTCGTCTCGCTCGCACCGAGCGCCACCGCTACCGTCGCCGCCCTCGGCGGTAGCGACCGCCTCGTCGGCGTTACCGCACATTCTAGAGATATCGACGCCCCCGTCGTCGGCGGCTGGCTGAACCCCGACTTCGAGACGGTGGCCGACCTCGACCCGGATATCGTTCTCACCAGCGACGCCCTCCAGCGCGACGTCCGCGACGACCTTTGCGACCGCGGCTTCGACGTCCACCACGTCGAGCCGGCGACGCTCGACGACGTCCTCTCGACGTTCGCGGCAATCGGCGACGCCGTCGGCCTTCCCGACGCGGGCACCGAACTGGAAGCCGAGAGCCGCGAGCGGGTCAGGGAAATCGAAGCGCGCGTGGCCGACCAACGGGAGGCCACGGAACGAGCGAATGGCGAGGGACTACGTTCCTCGAACCGTTCGAGCGGGCAAAGCCCGCGAGAAGACGGGGAGGAACGACCCGTGAGCCGAGCGCCCGACGACGGCCCGGTCGTCTACTGCGAGGAGTGGTCGGACCCGCCGATGGCCGCCGGAAACTGGGTGCCCGACGTGGTGGAAGCCGCGGGCGGCCGCTACCCGTTCGTGGACGCCGGCGAGCGCTCCCGAGAGGTCGAAGCGAGCACGGTCGAAGCTGCGGATCCCGAGCACGCCGTCGTCCACGTCTGCGGGAAGGGCGACAGCGTCGACCCGGACTTCGACGGCCGCGGCTGGACGTTCGACGCCGACGTCCACGTCATCGACGACAGCCTCCTCAACCAACCGAGCCCGCGGCTGCTCGACGGCCTCGAAACGCTCGCCGCGCGAATCCACGGCGACTAA
- a CDS encoding winged helix-turn-helix transcriptional regulator, translating into MGIDEDKRSTLRRFAAVGAASPLTRLAGGDDDGEGGDSDVRDAITGYVTATPGAHFSKLRDDLQLGTGETQHHLRRLLEESAVESERDGDYKRFFPAERFSPFEKRALGYLRRETPRGMVVELLRNPDATASGLAESLDVSPATVSKYAAQLEDAGVLSRADGYAVERPETLITLLVRYADSFDANAAEFAGEAADLLSYEP; encoded by the coding sequence ATGGGCATCGACGAGGACAAGCGCTCGACGCTCCGCCGGTTCGCCGCCGTCGGCGCAGCGAGCCCGCTGACGCGGCTCGCCGGCGGTGACGACGACGGCGAGGGCGGCGACAGCGACGTCCGCGACGCCATCACGGGCTACGTGACGGCGACGCCGGGCGCGCACTTCTCGAAGCTCCGGGACGACCTCCAGTTAGGCACCGGAGAGACCCAACACCACCTCCGGCGGCTGCTGGAGGAGTCCGCCGTCGAGAGCGAGCGCGACGGCGACTACAAGCGCTTCTTCCCCGCAGAGCGGTTCTCGCCGTTCGAGAAGCGCGCGCTCGGCTACCTCCGTCGGGAGACGCCGCGCGGGATGGTCGTCGAACTCCTCCGTAACCCCGACGCGACCGCCAGCGGCCTCGCGGAATCGCTGGACGTGTCGCCGGCGACCGTGAGCAAGTACGCCGCACAACTGGAGGACGCGGGCGTGCTCTCGCGGGCGGACGGCTACGCCGTCGAGCGCCCGGAGACCCTCATCACGCTGCTCGTGCGGTACGCCGACTCCTTCGACGCGAACGCCGCGGAGTTCGCCGGCGAGGCCGCCGACCTCCTCTCCTACGAACCCTGA
- a CDS encoding DUF84 family protein, translating into MRVAVGSGNPVKRDAVAAALPDATVESVSVASGVPEQPWGDDETIEGAQNRAERALDAGEYDLGVGLEGGVVERDGDLFLIMWAAASDGERVEIGGGPRMRLPDDVAARLHDGAELGPVMDDLLDTSGVAENQGAAGVLTGGITNRTEALRTAVAGALGPFVTDYY; encoded by the coding sequence ATGCGAGTCGCAGTCGGCTCCGGGAACCCGGTGAAACGCGACGCGGTCGCGGCCGCGCTCCCGGACGCGACAGTCGAATCGGTCAGCGTCGCCAGCGGCGTCCCCGAGCAGCCGTGGGGCGACGACGAGACCATCGAGGGCGCGCAGAACCGCGCGGAGCGCGCGCTCGACGCTGGCGAGTACGACCTCGGGGTGGGACTGGAAGGAGGAGTGGTAGAACGCGATGGCGACCTCTTTCTCATTATGTGGGCGGCCGCGAGCGACGGCGAGCGCGTCGAAATCGGTGGCGGGCCGCGGATGCGCCTTCCGGACGACGTGGCTGCACGGCTCCACGACGGTGCGGAACTCGGCCCCGTGATGGACGACCTGCTCGACACCTCGGGCGTCGCGGAGAATCAGGGCGCAGCGGGCGTGCTGACCGGCGGCATCACGAACCGCACCGAAGCGCTGCGAACCGCGGTCGCTGGCGCGCTCGGGCCGTTCGTCACCGACTACTACTAG
- a CDS encoding GYD domain-containing protein, with product MPTYAAIATVETGKFQNAQELAAIWGDVRADLEAQDCDLQDAYILLGERDVLLVFDAPDREAALQASIAAERYGIDMQTMEAMDVEKLGDVVEDL from the coding sequence ATGCCGACGTACGCCGCCATCGCCACCGTCGAGACCGGGAAGTTCCAGAACGCCCAAGAACTCGCCGCCATCTGGGGTGACGTCCGCGCCGACCTCGAAGCCCAGGACTGCGACCTCCAGGACGCCTACATCCTCCTCGGCGAACGCGACGTCCTCCTCGTCTTCGACGCGCCCGACCGCGAAGCCGCGCTCCAAGCCTCTATTGCTGCCGAACGCTACGGCATCGACATGCAGACCATGGAAGCGATGGACGTCGAGAAACTCGGCGACGTCGTCGAGGATCTGTAA
- a CDS encoding SPFH domain-containing protein, with product MELTPLQTGGAVIPAVGLLLLLLLAVVVYETVEIVDAYEKKALTVFGEYRGLLEPGINIVPPFVARTYPFDMRTQTIDVPRQEAITRDNSPVTADAVVYIRVRDAKRAFLEVDHYKTAVSNLAQTTLRAVLGDMELDDTLNKRQEINARIRTELDEPTDEWGIRVESVEVREVNPSQEVQKAMEQQTSAERRRRAMILEAQGERQSAIENAQGDKQSNIIRAQGEKQSQILEAQGDAISTVLRAKSAESMGERAIIEKGMETLEGIGDGESNTFVLPQELTSLVGRYGKHLAGSDVAGGGTELDSLEFDAETRELIGLDDIDEILNQISQEADIDPEKLEEQAEAVQRGEDAGLTSTDEVIEEMDQELDTGDSSANGSDSDSGDDNKDA from the coding sequence ATGGAGTTAACCCCGCTACAGACGGGCGGCGCAGTGATACCGGCAGTCGGGCTGCTGTTGTTGCTGCTGTTGGCCGTCGTCGTCTACGAGACCGTCGAAATTGTGGACGCCTACGAGAAGAAGGCGCTCACGGTGTTCGGGGAGTACCGCGGCCTCCTCGAACCCGGTATCAACATCGTGCCGCCGTTCGTCGCACGCACGTACCCCTTCGACATGCGCACGCAGACCATCGACGTGCCCCGGCAGGAGGCCATCACCCGCGACAACTCGCCGGTGACCGCCGACGCCGTCGTGTACATCCGCGTGCGGGACGCCAAGCGGGCGTTCCTCGAAGTCGACCACTACAAGACCGCCGTTTCGAACCTCGCGCAGACGACGCTGCGCGCGGTGCTGGGCGACATGGAACTGGACGACACGCTGAACAAGCGCCAGGAGATCAACGCGCGCATCCGCACAGAACTGGACGAACCCACCGACGAGTGGGGGATTCGCGTCGAGAGCGTGGAGGTCCGCGAAGTCAACCCCTCCCAGGAAGTCCAGAAGGCGATGGAGCAACAGACCAGCGCCGAGCGTCGCCGCCGCGCGATGATTCTCGAAGCGCAGGGTGAGCGCCAGTCCGCCATCGAGAACGCGCAGGGGGACAAGCAGTCGAACATCATCCGCGCGCAGGGTGAGAAGCAGTCCCAGATTCTGGAAGCGCAGGGGGACGCCATCTCCACCGTCCTCCGCGCGAAGTCCGCCGAGTCGATGGGCGAGCGCGCCATCATCGAGAAGGGCATGGAGACGCTGGAGGGCATCGGCGACGGCGAGTCGAACACGTTCGTCCTGCCGCAGGAGCTCACCAGCCTCGTCGGCCGCTACGGCAAGCACCTCGCCGGCAGCGACGTCGCCGGCGGCGGCACCGAGCTCGACAGCCTCGAATTCGACGCCGAGACCCGCGAACTCATCGGCCTCGACGACATCGACGAGATTCTCAACCAGATCAGCCAGGAAGCCGACATCGACCCCGAGAAGCTCGAAGAGCAGGCCGAGGCCGTCCAGCGCGGCGAGGACGCCGGCCTGACGTCGACCGACGAGGTCATCGAGGAGATGGACCAGGAACTCGACACGGGCGACAGCAGCGCTAACGGCAGTGACAGCGACAGCGGCGACGACAACAAGGACGCGTAA
- the pyk gene encoding pyruvate kinase, whose translation MRNAKIVCTLGPATDDESSIRSLVDAGMSVARINASHGNLDDRRDLIGTARRVDELTEKPVAVMLDTKGPEVRTAETDEPVHIETGSLVEFMPGGETTGETIGLSTSVAAAEPGDRVLLDDGRIETVVEDVEGNVVTARVESGGELGSRKGVNVPGVDLDLDVVTEKDRRDLELAAEEGVDYVAASFVRDADDVLEVERVLESFGADVPVVAKIERAGAVDNLDNIVEAADGVMVARGDLGVECPMEDVPMIQKRIIRRCRDAGVPVITATEMLDSMVHARRPTRAEASDVANAVLDGTDAVMLSAETAVGDNPTRVVETMDRIVREVESSGEYAELQEQRVPTANGTAKTDALARSARYLARDIDASAVVVASESGYTARKAAKFRPRVPVVCATPSHRVRRELALNWGVHAEYAAVAEGDATTVVEHAVQSAVDSGIVDSGDTVVVLVGMMTDLEGASTTNTLKVHVAAETLTVGQSVVKGRVTAPVAVLDDGDLSKVPERAVVVLGPDFDDEFHGDLSKIAGIVSAQSGMTGYPAMVARELDVPMVGDADLDDIVDGDTVTVDGERGVVYAGES comes from the coding sequence ATGAGAAACGCGAAAATCGTCTGTACGCTGGGGCCGGCGACAGACGACGAGTCGTCGATACGGTCGCTGGTGGACGCGGGGATGTCGGTCGCGCGCATCAACGCGAGCCACGGCAACCTCGACGACCGCCGCGACCTGATTGGGACGGCGCGACGGGTCGACGAGTTGACCGAGAAGCCGGTCGCCGTCATGTTAGACACGAAGGGGCCGGAGGTCCGGACGGCCGAGACCGACGAACCGGTTCACATCGAAACTGGGAGTCTGGTGGAGTTCATGCCGGGCGGCGAGACGACGGGCGAGACCATCGGCCTCTCGACGAGCGTCGCGGCGGCCGAACCCGGGGACCGCGTACTGCTGGACGACGGCCGCATCGAGACCGTCGTGGAGGACGTCGAGGGCAACGTCGTCACCGCTCGCGTGGAGTCCGGCGGCGAACTCGGCAGCCGGAAGGGCGTGAACGTCCCGGGCGTCGACCTCGACCTCGACGTGGTCACGGAGAAGGACCGCCGCGACCTCGAACTCGCGGCCGAGGAGGGCGTCGACTACGTCGCAGCGAGCTTCGTCCGGGACGCCGACGACGTCCTCGAAGTCGAGCGCGTGCTCGAATCGTTCGGCGCTGACGTGCCCGTCGTCGCCAAAATCGAGCGCGCGGGTGCCGTCGACAACCTCGACAACATCGTCGAGGCCGCGGACGGCGTGATGGTCGCGCGCGGCGACCTCGGCGTGGAGTGCCCGATGGAGGACGTGCCGATGATTCAGAAGCGCATCATCCGCCGCTGTCGGGACGCCGGCGTCCCCGTCATCACGGCGACGGAGATGCTGGACTCGATGGTGCACGCGCGCCGGCCGACGCGCGCCGAGGCTAGCGACGTCGCGAACGCCGTCCTCGACGGCACGGACGCCGTCATGCTGTCCGCCGAAACCGCGGTCGGCGACAACCCGACGCGGGTCGTGGAGACGATGGACCGAATCGTGCGCGAAGTCGAATCCAGCGGCGAGTACGCCGAACTGCAGGAGCAACGCGTCCCGACCGCGAACGGCACGGCGAAGACCGACGCGCTCGCGCGGTCGGCACGCTACCTCGCCCGCGACATCGACGCGAGCGCCGTCGTCGTCGCCTCCGAATCCGGCTACACCGCACGGAAGGCCGCGAAGTTCCGGCCGCGCGTCCCCGTGGTCTGTGCGACGCCCTCCCACCGCGTGCGCCGCGAACTCGCGCTCAACTGGGGCGTCCACGCCGAGTACGCCGCGGTCGCGGAGGGCGACGCGACGACGGTCGTCGAGCACGCGGTCCAGTCGGCGGTCGACTCCGGCATCGTCGACAGCGGCGACACCGTGGTCGTGCTCGTCGGCATGATGACCGACCTCGAAGGCGCGAGCACGACGAACACGCTGAAAGTCCACGTCGCCGCGGAGACCCTCACGGTCGGCCAGTCCGTCGTGAAGGGACGCGTCACCGCGCCCGTGGCGGTGCTCGACGACGGCGACCTCTCCAAGGTTCCCGAGCGTGCGGTGGTCGTGCTCGGGCCGGACTTCGACGACGAGTTCCACGGCGACCTCTCGAAGATTGCGGGCATCGTGAGCGCACAGTCCGGGATGACCGGCTACCCCGCGATGGTCGCGCGCGAACTCGACGTGCCGATGGTCGGGGACGCCGACCTCGACGACATCGTGGACGGCGACACCGTCACCGTGGACGGCGAACGCGGCGTCGTCTACGCCGGCGAGTCCTGA